One stretch of Chitinophaga pendula DNA includes these proteins:
- a CDS encoding TonB-dependent receptor — protein MGFRKLLLTLTFLMSVIVSFAQVTTSSMTGTIKDEKGEGLIGATVKATHLPSGTVYGTATQNKGSFAIQGMRVGGPYKVEISYIGYETKVLENISLLLGDAYVVNQKLGESGQTLNEVRIVGGKSPILNSERTGASTNVNSRQLSSLPTISRSITDFTRLTPQANGTNFAGRDGRFNSVKIDGAVLNNGFGLDQDLLPGGKAQPISLDAIEEVQVNVAPYDVRQTGFTGAGINAVTRSGTNDFSGSVYGLYRNENFNGSKVAGIKLPPAAKSSNKIFGARLGGAIIKNKLFFFANYEKEENIFPGNTWVASRPGLTGPNVARTTADDLEAVRAKLIKDYGYDPGRYENYANEYKNKNEKFLVRLDWNINDKNKFTVRYNQMEGTEPQLTNASSGPNTRSGTGRISNNSISFENANYSDKHKIKSLTAELNSIITPKFSNQFLATYSRIQKKREAPGSIFPFVDIWDGNATTAGINNYMSFGTELFSFNNEVINNNFSFIDNVTYLTGKHTITAGLSFETQSFGNSYMREGTSYYRFNSVQDFLNNGKPSSFAITYPYAGADIMAKVKFGMAGAYIQDKITVNDQLNVTVGLRVDLPLFLNDALRNPTVDTLQLLGKNGQPTTFRSDKWPNSKPLFSPRIGVNYDVFGDRSLQIRGGTGIFTGLIPFVWFTNMPTNSGVIQNTLEPVNAATLAQITNFNPDPYYWVKQLPNSFPSGPSTKAPGTVALVDPNFKMPQIWRTNLGVDYKIPSTPLVATLDVIYSKDINAVYQYNANRKAATQKLQNGSDTRDFWNGSANAKYNNATGDVVPVLSNTNKGNSLAASFGLSVPSYHGFSGNVNYTYTRAKDITGNPGSAANSAWSNNYSINDPNELLLGYSQFAVPHRVSGSASYRIEYGKHFATTVSVFYQGTSRGRFAYTYGGDINRDGVSLDLLYVPANSSEINFAALSVKDKAGNVLLAATPDEQRAAFDKFVNNSKQLKDARGGYVERNNGLLPWQHRFDVRVLQDLFTNFGSKRRHTLQLSVDILNFGNLLNSNWGVGKELNNGSFYQYSLLNVTNVSAQGVPTFNMATIVDPVSGKTIMPETPFRNWFDVRNLWSMQLGVRYIF, from the coding sequence ATGGGATTTAGAAAATTACTCCTCACCCTTACCTTTTTGATGAGTGTCATTGTCTCGTTCGCCCAGGTTACCACCAGTAGTATGACCGGGACCATTAAGGATGAAAAAGGAGAAGGCTTAATCGGTGCGACTGTAAAAGCCACCCACCTTCCATCCGGTACTGTTTATGGTACTGCCACCCAAAACAAAGGAAGCTTCGCGATACAAGGTATGCGTGTAGGCGGTCCTTACAAAGTAGAGATCAGTTACATTGGTTATGAAACCAAAGTATTAGAAAACATCAGCCTGTTGCTGGGTGACGCTTATGTTGTCAACCAGAAGCTGGGAGAGAGCGGCCAGACGCTGAACGAGGTACGTATCGTTGGCGGCAAGAGTCCGATTCTGAACAGCGAAAGAACGGGTGCATCTACCAACGTTAACTCCCGTCAGTTGAGTTCATTGCCTACTATCAGCCGTAGTATCACTGACTTTACGCGTTTGACGCCTCAGGCGAACGGTACTAACTTTGCCGGTCGTGATGGTCGTTTTAACAGTGTAAAGATTGATGGTGCTGTGCTGAATAATGGTTTCGGACTTGACCAGGATCTGTTGCCAGGCGGTAAGGCTCAGCCTATCTCTCTGGATGCGATCGAAGAGGTACAGGTAAACGTAGCTCCTTATGACGTGCGCCAGACTGGATTTACCGGCGCAGGTATCAACGCAGTAACCCGCAGCGGTACCAACGATTTCTCAGGATCTGTATACGGACTGTACCGTAATGAGAATTTCAACGGTTCTAAAGTAGCCGGCATTAAGCTGCCTCCAGCTGCTAAATCTTCCAACAAAATCTTCGGTGCCCGTCTTGGTGGTGCGATCATTAAGAACAAACTGTTCTTCTTCGCTAACTATGAGAAGGAGGAGAATATCTTCCCTGGTAATACCTGGGTAGCTTCCCGTCCTGGTCTGACTGGTCCGAACGTGGCCCGTACTACTGCTGACGACCTGGAAGCTGTTCGCGCCAAGTTGATCAAGGATTACGGATACGATCCAGGAAGATATGAGAACTATGCTAACGAATACAAGAACAAAAACGAGAAGTTCCTGGTACGTTTAGACTGGAACATCAACGATAAGAACAAGTTTACTGTTCGTTACAACCAGATGGAAGGTACTGAGCCACAGCTGACCAATGCCAGCTCTGGTCCTAACACACGTTCCGGTACTGGTCGTATCAGCAACAACTCCATCTCTTTTGAGAATGCCAACTACTCAGACAAGCACAAGATCAAATCTTTGACTGCTGAGTTGAACAGCATCATCACTCCGAAGTTCTCCAACCAGTTCCTGGCTACCTATAGCCGTATCCAGAAGAAGCGTGAGGCTCCCGGAAGCATTTTCCCATTTGTTGATATCTGGGATGGTAACGCTACCACTGCCGGTATCAACAACTATATGAGTTTTGGTACTGAGTTGTTCTCTTTCAACAACGAGGTGATCAACAACAACTTCTCCTTCATTGACAACGTTACTTACCTGACTGGTAAACATACTATTACTGCCGGTTTGAGCTTTGAGACCCAGAGTTTTGGTAACAGCTATATGCGTGAGGGAACATCCTACTATCGTTTCAACAGTGTTCAGGACTTCCTGAACAACGGTAAACCTTCTTCTTTTGCCATCACTTACCCTTATGCAGGTGCTGATATTATGGCGAAAGTGAAGTTTGGTATGGCGGGTGCTTATATCCAAGATAAGATCACTGTGAATGATCAACTGAATGTAACTGTAGGTTTGCGTGTGGATCTGCCGTTGTTCTTGAACGACGCGCTGCGTAACCCCACTGTGGATACGTTGCAATTGCTCGGTAAAAATGGTCAGCCTACTACCTTCCGTTCTGACAAATGGCCTAACTCCAAACCGCTGTTCTCTCCCCGTATTGGTGTGAACTACGATGTGTTTGGCGACCGCAGCCTGCAGATCCGTGGTGGAACCGGTATCTTTACTGGTCTGATCCCCTTCGTATGGTTTACCAACATGCCGACCAACTCCGGTGTGATCCAGAATACTTTGGAGCCTGTGAATGCTGCCACTCTGGCGCAGATCACCAACTTCAATCCTGATCCTTACTACTGGGTAAAACAGCTGCCTAACAGCTTCCCTTCCGGTCCTTCTACCAAAGCTCCCGGAACTGTCGCTCTGGTAGATCCTAACTTCAAAATGCCTCAGATCTGGAGAACGAACCTGGGTGTTGACTACAAGATCCCTTCTACTCCACTCGTCGCTACTTTGGATGTGATCTACAGCAAGGATATCAATGCTGTATACCAGTACAATGCTAACAGAAAGGCTGCTACCCAGAAACTGCAGAATGGTAGTGATACCCGTGATTTCTGGAATGGTTCTGCCAATGCTAAGTACAACAATGCTACCGGTGACGTAGTACCTGTACTGAGCAATACCAATAAAGGTAATTCACTGGCTGCCAGCTTTGGTCTGTCTGTGCCTTCTTACCATGGTTTCTCCGGTAACGTGAACTACACTTACACCCGTGCGAAAGACATTACCGGTAACCCTGGTTCTGCTGCTAACTCTGCCTGGTCTAACAACTACTCTATCAATGATCCGAATGAGCTGCTGCTGGGTTATTCTCAGTTTGCTGTTCCTCACCGTGTATCTGGTAGTGCTTCTTACCGTATCGAGTATGGTAAACACTTTGCGACTACTGTATCTGTGTTCTATCAAGGAACCAGCCGTGGGCGTTTCGCTTACACTTACGGTGGCGATATCAACCGCGATGGTGTGAGCCTGGATCTGCTGTATGTACCTGCTAACTCATCTGAGATCAACTTTGCTGCTTTGTCTGTAAAAGATAAAGCCGGTAACGTGCTGCTGGCCGCTACTCCTGATGAGCAACGTGCTGCTTTCGACAAGTTCGTAAACAACAGCAAACAGCTGAAAGATGCGAGAGGTGGTTATGTAGAGCGTAACAACGGTCTGCTGCCTTGGCAACATCGTTTTGATGTAAGAGTACTGCAAGATCTGTTCACTAACTTCGGCAGCAAGCGTCGTCATACCCTGCAGTTAAGCGTGGACATCCTGAACTTCGGTAACCTGCTGAACTCTAACTGGGGT